TGCACCGCCGGCTGGATTGCCGCCGCCTGCACCGCGCTGGCCGGCTCCAGCCAATGGTTCGAGCGCGGCTTCGTCAGCTACTCCAACGCCGCCAAGAGCGAGATGCTGGGCGTGAGCGCCGCGCTGATCGAGGCCGAAGGCGCGGTCAGTGAGCCTGTGGCCCGCGCCATGGCCGAGGGCGCGCTGCGCCACGCGCACGCCAAGGCAAGCTTGGCGGTGACCGGCGTGGCCGGGCCCGGCGGCGGCAGCGCCGACAAGCCCGTCGGCACGGTCTGGTTTGCCTGGTGCGTGGCCGGGCGCACCCACAGCCAGGTGCAGCACTTTGGCGGCGACCGCGCCGCGGTGCGCGCGGCCACGGTGCACCACGCGCTGGCGCAGCTGGCGCACCATCTGGCCTGACACGGTTTTGCCTGCGGACACGCGGCAAGGCGCGAAGCCGCAGAGCGCGCTGCAGCGCAGGCCCACGCAGCCATCCGCTTGAAGGCGAAGCCGCGGGAGAGCGCCGGCGCGCGCAAGACCCCGGCGCCCTTGCGGTGGCCGGAGGCGCTGCCCGCTGGCCGCGCGGCGCTGCACTACCATCGCCTGCGAACATGTCCCCGGTCGCCGTCGATCCCGCCGCCTTCCTCGCCCGCCAGTTGCCTGCACAGCAGCTGCCGCTGGCGCGCTACCGGCTGGGCGAGGAGCGCACCGTCTGGCTGCGCCGCGCCCGCCCCGGCGCGCACCCGCTGCAGCGCCGGCTGTGGGCGCTGGCGGCGCGGCTGTCGCGCGTGCCCGCGCTGCGCCCCCTGCCCATGGCGGGCGCTGCGGCCTGCGCCGCCGCCCAGGCGGCGCGCCTGCGCGAGTTTGCCGATCACGGCTTGCCCGTGGCCCAGGTGCTGGCGCAGCAAGGCGAGGGTCTGCTGCTGGCCGACGTAGGTGCGGTCTCGCTCGCGCAAGAGCTCGCGCAGGCGCCGGATGCGGCGGCGCTGATCGCGCTGTGGCAGCAAGGCTTGGCGTTGATCGACAACGCGCATGGGCGCGGGCTCAGCCTGGGCAGCGCCCTTCCGCAACATATGGTGCGCAGCCCTGAGGGCGCGCTCACCCTGGTCTACCTGCCGCCCGACCCCGGCGCGCTGCTCACGCCGGCGCTGTGCCAGGTGCGCGATGCGCTCAGCTATCTCTACGCCAGCGCCATGCTGCTGCACGCCGGCGGCGCGCGCCAGAAGGCACGCCCGCTGTGGCAGGCCTGGCTGGACGGGCCGGCGCGCGCACCGGGCTTTCGCCAGGCGCTGCAGGCGCAGCTCACGCGCCTGAGCTGGCTGCGCTATCTGCCGCCCGACGCCCGCTGGGGCCACGGCGCCTGGCAGTTGCGCGCGGCCTATGAACAAGCGGTTTTACTACAATACAAATAGCTGTCAGCGCTTTGTCGGCGGGCTTTTGATCGACTTTTTGCTTGAAAGGATCGGACATGAACCTCATCCACACCGTGGCCTTGCTGGCCGTGGCCGAGTACATCGTTTTCAGTGCGCTGGTGGGCCGGGCGCGCGTGCGCGGCCACGTGATGGCGCCCAGCACCAGCGGCGACGAGGCCTTCAACCGAGCGTTTCGGGTGCAGCAGAACACGCTCGAGCAAATCGTCGCCTTCCTGCCGGCGCTGCTGCTCGCGGGCCAGTACTTCTCACCCGCGCTGGTGGCCGGCATCGGCGCGGTCTGGCTGCTGGGGCGTCTGCTCTACCGCCAGCAGTACGTGAAGAACCCGGCGAGCCGCGCGCCGGGCTTCATCCTCACGCTGCTGCCCACGGTGGTGCTGCTGCTGATGGCGCTGTGGGGGGCGCTGGGCCTCGCCCTGGCGCGCTGAAGCCGCCGCAGCCCGCCCGCGCGGGCTCAGGGTGCACAAAAAAAATGCCACGCCGGACGAGACCGGGCGTGGCGCGTTTCAGGCAGGGGCGCTTACTTGAC
The DNA window shown above is from Comamonas sp. NLF-1-9 and carries:
- a CDS encoding MAPEG family protein — protein: MNLIHTVALLAVAEYIVFSALVGRARVRGHVMAPSTSGDEAFNRAFRVQQNTLEQIVAFLPALLLAGQYFSPALVAGIGAVWLLGRLLYRQQYVKNPASRAPGFILTLLPTVVLLLMALWGALGLALAR
- a CDS encoding CinA family protein, coding for MMLSTQELPTLDVQALEPFLLQISRALLARGEMLATAESCTAGWIAAACTALAGSSQWFERGFVSYSNAAKSEMLGVSAALIEAEGAVSEPVARAMAEGALRHAHAKASLAVTGVAGPGGGSADKPVGTVWFAWCVAGRTHSQVQHFGGDRAAVRAATVHHALAQLAHHLA